CCACGATGGATAAACGATCCACATCCGGATCGACCGCGAACCCTATGTCCGCCTTCTTTTCCTTTACAAGGGTACAGAGGGCGCCGATATTTCCCGAAACCGGTTCCGCGCCGTGGGGGAAAATGCCTGTAGGCTCGGCATGTATCGCAAAAACTGTGCAGCCGAGACGTTCTAGAAGACGGGTACAGATCGAGCCTCCCACCCCGTTGACCGCATCGAGACATACAGTAAACCGCCGTGAAGCGGTTATGTCCCGGTTGATGATGTCAAGCGCCAGAATGGATGCAATATGATGTTCATCAGCGCCGTCCCAGGGGGTTATCGAACCGATGAGTGGCATTTTCGATATATCGCCTGTCGAGGAATAGACACTCATCAATCGGGCGCCTTCTTCGGAGTCAAGGAAGACGCCGTCCTGTCCGAGAAACTTGAGGCCGTTCCACTCGCGCGGATTGTGGCTGGCGGTTATGATCACGCCGCCGCTAGCATGTTTGTAAGTGACCGCCATCTCAGTGGTCGGCGTGGAAGCCAGGCCGAGATCGATTACATCCGATCCCGACTTGCGCAGGCCGGAGATGACCGCTCGGGCCAGTGCACTTCCGCTTACCCGGGAGTCTCTTCCCACCACAACGATTCCCTTGTAAAGAGTTCCGAATGCATGGGAAAACCGTTCCACGACTATCTCATCCAAACCTTTGCCATATATGCCCCGAACGCCGGAAACGCCGATCATTAACGATTGCATAGAAACTCCTTATTGCTTGTCGACAAACCTCACATACCCGAACTGCTCGGGTACATGGTAGGAATTGAGATCCAGAGGCGCCCACCCGGACAGCTCTACATCGTTGTCTCCTGATCGCGAGCGCTCGTAACGGTTGAGGTTGATTCGCCACATATCACCCGGTTTCGGAGGCAGGTTTGCTTTCCCGCCGATTTTACAGAAGCCTTTCCAGGGCAGGGCCAGCTCATACACGGTTCCCTGATCCACATCGCTCTTGTCGTTCACCGTTCCGTAATTCATGACCCCATGCTGCATTCTTGTTAAACTCCAAGAGAAAAGATTGGTCCAGTCCACCGGTTTTCCGTCACGGTACTTAAATGTCTTCTGGGGAATCCAGATGTCGTTCATAGTGTTGAGACAGTTGAAATGCAGCTCGGCATAATCGTAACCGTCGCCGTCCGGGTCGATGAATATCTCGACCGTTTCCTCCTCACAGAGGCATGCCTTGTCTCCAACGGTCATCGTGCTCCGGATATCGGGATCTTCCACGGCAACCAGAATGTATAAGTTGTCCTCATCCCAGAGCATTTTTGCTGTGGTACGGTGTTTGACCGTTAGATCCCCTTTCTTCTGGAACCGTGTGAATTCCCCAACTTCAGGAGCGAGCTGCCAGGCGATCTCATCCGCCACCCCGTTAATTACAATCGATCCGGTTTTCAGATGACAGTCATACCGCCTCACCCATGTGGAATCGGTTTGCGCCAGCGCGGTGGAGGTAAAAAGAGTGATGAATCCGATCAGAATGAAAGCTGTCCGTTGCATACCGTCTCCCCATGTTATTGTGCGATGATTGCACATTAGATCCTGAAACGAGTTCAGGATGACACGTGTCATGCCGATCTTGTTTCGGCATCCATACCCGGATTTTTTACTATAAAGCTGATGTTTCACTTTCTGAGAATATAATTTAACAACGCTTCCCAAACACTAGTTTTATTGATTGAATCCCATGATTTCTGTAAAATTGACTTGAAAAAGAAATCAATCATACGTACTATTTTCACATTGAGAAAGATATGTTTTGAAGACTTGTGATCATGAGGAGGTTTAGCGTATGAGTGCATGTATCCGTCTAGTGCTGTCCGGAATTTTTCTTTTCGCCCTTTTTTCGTTTGCTCTGAG
The genomic region above belongs to Candidatus Latescibacter sp. and contains:
- the glmM gene encoding phosphoglucosamine mutase; translated protein: MQSLMIGVSGVRGIYGKGLDEIVVERFSHAFGTLYKGIVVVGRDSRVSGSALARAVISGLRKSGSDVIDLGLASTPTTEMAVTYKHASGGVIITASHNPREWNGLKFLGQDGVFLDSEEGARLMSVYSSTGDISKMPLIGSITPWDGADEHHIASILALDIINRDITASRRFTVCLDAVNGVGGSICTRLLERLGCTVFAIHAEPTGIFPHGAEPVSGNIGALCTLVKEKKADIGFAVDPDVDRLSIVDETGKAPGEEYTLAIAADYLFGRSAKKAACNLSTSRMIDDAAERHGAVVYRAPVGEINVVKKMREVGAEIGGEGNGGVIFPALHSGRDAVLGMALLLSCMAEKGEKISAFAARFPKYLVLKEKIDISGISSWKASLETAFTGETLDESDGVKIIRRKSWIHVRASNTEPVIRIIAEAPTRKELEDLVKRVHKAIK
- a CDS encoding carbohydrate-binding family 9-like protein, which gives rise to MQRTAFILIGFITLFTSTALAQTDSTWVRRYDCHLKTGSIVINGVADEIAWQLAPEVGEFTRFQKKGDLTVKHRTTAKMLWDEDNLYILVAVEDPDIRSTMTVGDKACLCEEETVEIFIDPDGDGYDYAELHFNCLNTMNDIWIPQKTFKYRDGKPVDWTNLFSWSLTRMQHGVMNYGTVNDKSDVDQGTVYELALPWKGFCKIGGKANLPPKPGDMWRINLNRYERSRSGDNDVELSGWAPLDLNSYHVPEQFGYVRFVDKQ